From Brassica rapa cultivar Chiifu-401-42 chromosome A06, CAAS_Brap_v3.01, whole genome shotgun sequence:
acgGGGTATTATAGTTAATTACAAAACAACGGTTCAAGGCACCCATTATCTTGTAAATTGATATGAATCCAACCAGAGTTGTTGATCAGATTTCAGAATGATgataaacaggatcaagcaggGAGAAACATAACTAGAAACAAGAATTAAATATAAGATTATTGAGTATCATCCTCTCACCTCTGTTTAGGTATCTGTCACTTTACTACACAAACTTAAAAACACAGGTTGCAATTCAAGAGATTATGCAGAGTTCTTTTATTTATACTGCTACGAGATAAACCCAAGCTAAAGAACCTAACCAGTGATCATACTGGTCTATATATatcgagattttttttttttttttttgcaatagtACCTCGCaagtaaatttattattttttcccaTGTCTGCTGATGAAAGAGTGGCGTTTCAAGAGCTTCTGGGAAGGCGTTCGGTGATCATCCTACATACAAAGACAGTTGAAACCATTAAGTGTCAGTTTCCAGATCATCTTTGGGTAAAGGAAATTAAAGGAACGGGAAGGGAAGTTGTTGCAAAACCTTGCAGAGAGATGCAGCTGATTCTGATTCCATTGGCTGGATTTGAGCATTCTCGAGTGACTGGAACGAATCAAGGGCATCAATAGTTAATTGCCATCCACAAAGCGCCTCAGCGATACTTGAAGAGCTCGAGCTGTTGCTGCTACATCCAGCAGCTGCCACATTTTTATTTACCCAAGGGCAGTAGCAGTTGTGATACTTTATTGGATCAAACTCCATAATTTCATCGTTGCTATCTCCGTTCGGAGGCCCTGAAAATGAATCAGCATATGCTTTTATACTTATCATAGTACTCTCTTTCAAAGTGATGAAGTTTGCATCAGTAGGGTTTGATAAACCAAAAGGGGATAATTTATACAGACCTTGGTCATTGGCAGTGTAACTTGATCCAGGGAGTGCAAAGCCGGCGTTGAGCGGAGACTCGTTCCACGTCTGGGTCACTTCTTCTTTAGATGCTTCAAAACCAGAACACACAATGGCATTGCATGACAATGATGGGTGAACACTATCTTCGTTCATCAACGCATTTACGTTGCTCATCTTTTCGCCGCTTTCAACAGACTCAGCCTTCAATGAATCAACGATTTTAGAGCCACTGTCCGCCCTTGCAACGGACTGAGACACCCTATCCTGAATATCCCCGACCCTACCTTCCCGGTCCATTTCTTCAGGAACAAAATCATCAGTAACGCCTTGGTCCGGTGCAAACTCACCGCTTTGTCCTAGATTTTCTATGACTTCCGCAACAGGCTCCATGTCCCCAACAACGCTATCTCCCCTATGGACTGAAAGGTCAGCTCCGTGGATCTCTGCCTCGTGACTTGCACCCATTCCGACACTACCCCCACTGACGCCTATACTCGGTCCATCTCTTCCCTGAGCTGTGACAGTCTCTGTGTTCATTACTTCCTCGCCGTCATTTATGCTGCTAATGCCTGCTTCAGCGTTAGACCGAACAGGAGCTGGTTGGAAGCATGCACTCTGCTGAGCTTGATTGCTGAAATTCAGTTCAGAAGGATCGGCACTTTGACCTGTCGCCGCAGGGGGATAATTTACGTCATCAAAATCCCCTGGTTGGTTTTCCACGCTTTCCATAGAATCATCATTGGCACTGTGGCAAATTGTATCCATCGCAATGACGGAGGAAGCACGTGCGGAGTCTCTGGCGCCTGGGAAAGCCATAGCTTGTTCATTTCCTTCACTAAATGGGTCACTTCTATTTACTTCCCTCTCGTTTTCAGCATCTACTGAGTGACTTGGCCCACCCACTGATAACTCTCTCCCATAAGAGGGAAGATAAGTTTCATGCACTTCAGAGCCTCGGCTACGCTTTGAAGGCCCTGCTGAATCGTCATTAACCTCATCACCATCACGGTCAACAACAGTTCCTTCAACACTGTCTGTATGTTGTACCCGCAGATAAGGCCTATCAGCCGTGCTTCCACCATCCTCCAGGTTCCGCTTATGAGTACTTGGCCCTCGTGACTCATACGAAGCAGCACGGTCCCCAACCTCACTTCCTGATGGCTGCCTTAGCAGAATTTCCTTTCCTCTATCGCTAAATTGGTAATTATCACGTGTCACAGACATGTTCAGCTGCGCAGAGGATGATGCACCAGCTGCAGTTTGATAGAAGCTTATACCTGCATTTGATGCTAATCTCCTCTTAACTGATGTTTCAGCCTCGTCAACATCTTCATTTTGCTGCTGCTCCATGCCTTCATTAGCAAACCACCCATTGATTCCACTTGTTGCACTATTGCCACGTGTCAGTGCCGTTTTCTTGCTTGTTTCGGGAAGATTAGCATTGATAGGCGCAAGTGGAACTGGCCGAGAAGTGGTCAGGAAATCCCAAATTCTGATGGTTACACCACATAAACTACAATCCAGCAAAGGTGATCTTGATTCTGATTTATATTCTGGACCCAAAACTTCATAGTTTCCAGAGGCTTTTCGGGATGAAGCCGATAACTGTTTCCTGCTTGGACCAGGATCTTGAAAACGACTTTGATTTCTAGATGGGCCTGAAGGGCACCCATTTCTAGCTGATTGGGCCGAGTGTTCTTCACAATCTTGGATGTTTGGAAGCCATCTAGCCTCCCATCCACATAGGCTTATCAGCTTTTGAGCCTACATGTTCATGAACTCAAATTAGAAACACAGTAGCCTATGGCTAGCAAGCGTGAAGTTTCACAAATTTACAGTCACATGTTCATGAGTTCTTACGCGGGAGTAATTACTGAGAGCCTCTTGTTTGGACGTTTCTGCAGCTAAGGTATTATCCATTCTTAAACTGGGATCATCATGGGCATAGACTTGGGGCTGTGCCAAAAGGCGGTCAATTTGCAGTCGTCTTGAAGCACGCATCTGGTCAATTGCAGACACCGAAACGATGGGAAGAGAATAGAACTGTAGGAGCCCATCACAGCGATCCTTGTAACCTCCAATCAAGGCTGATGGAGGAGTTGGAGGAAACTGAACTAAGCTTTCTGGACAGCAATTTCCTATCCAAGGACAAGAGCCCTCATGTGCGTCATCAAGCTTCTTGGAGAATTCTTCCCTGCTGCTATCAGCtgccccaaaaaaaaaaactctttttcattGGTAGAAGTTGGTTATTGATCAACATTCGTGAGCAGTTGGAACAAAAAAGATCATTTTGGTTACAATAACAAGAATTGACCTTGGGGATGATTCAGCTGATGCTGTGGAGGAGAGTAATGCAGACTGGATCCACAGTACTCGCATTGAATTTTGTCCAGGTCAATACTTACCCATCCTTTCTGAGCACAAGCCAAAGAACTAGCCGTctgtaaacaaaaatataccacGACAAGACAAATGTTAATCAAACAACATCTCCTTCAACCCGTGAAAACTTGGAAGTTGGAACATATACCACAAGATACAGAAAGCACCAAtcgaaaagaaaagagagaaagaagaaaacgtAAATAACCTCACAAAATGAACCAACCTAAACTATTCTTCCTCATTATTTTTAATTCCCGTTTTATATGTAACGCATGCATCATTTTCATGACTTCTTATGTTTGACTTTTCAGCTCAAAGGCACATTAAATATACTGTTGGAACCGACAAAGAATCTACAGGCACTACAGATTTTGCCTGTTTCAAAAAGATCTAGTTTTGGTGAGCATGAACATAcgaaagagaaaacaaagactCTTACTTTGGGTTTGCCAAGCCAATTACAAGGCTTGAAAGTGGCAAGGCGTCGAAGTAAATCCCCTCTATCCCAAGGCCTACACGATCGCCCCGAGGATCCAAGCCCATGACCCGTCCAATCCACACTGCCAGCGTTCACCGGAACAGCAGGGGAAGATGCTCCCACAGAGCTGTCAATAACATACCTTTATCAAGTTAAATCAAAGCACTACCAGAAAATGTAAAGATTCGAATCTAGAAAACGAAAACCCTAGAAACGTCTCGTTCTAATTCAACAAAACAAATCGAATTTAAATCAAAAATCACACAACAATTCATCACTTTAGGAACTCGATCTAGGACTTGGTTAACCTGGCGGCAGCAGTTTGAGGGGGAGAAGGCGATCTAGCGCGTCGGCGGAGACTGTCAACGGGAGCTGCAGAGGCGGAAGCGGAAGCCGAGGCTACACTGTTCCGGTTGCTTCTAGGGTTTACGTTTCGCGAACTCACATCGTCTTCCTTCATCCTTCTCCGTCAACAATAATACTCTCTCGTTTCTCTAAATCGGGGCTTCAAACACAGAGtcgagaagagagagaaaagtcacaacaatctctctctctctctacgttatTTATTAATCGAatttacttttttgtttaatgcTCTGTTTCTTATCGATAATGACGGATTTGCCCTTCGTAGTACTCACGGCTAGAATAACGCCACGTGTGTCAGTTACGCAGCAGACGGTTATAAATGGGCTTTTTTATTATCGAGCCCAATAGCTTAACTTGATGTCTTCTCAGACAGAAAATCTAGTGGACCAGAATTTTTCGGACAAAACCTATCGAGAGAGGAAAAACCGAAAAAAGGATTTAttatggtttttaatttttgtttttgtaaaaaatggCCTTATCGGAAATCCGCGAAAATTTTCAGGCATAGAAGCAGCCACACCCACACAAGCTCAACTTCAAAGTTATCCCtctccttcttcctcctccCTCCTTCACttatctcttctctctctctctatccaaATTGCTCATTGATTAGCTTCTGATATCGGATTATAATTCGTCGATTTCTTTTTGAACTTCGAAGTTGTCTTGGTCGATATCCGTTGGAATGAGATAAAGCTTCTGATGTTATTGTGAATTTTTGTTATTTCCTTGTTCTGTGTTGATTGAAAGATGACGTCGATGCTGGTTCTGGTCGGGACAGTGCCGTCGTTGGTTTCTCTGGTTAGTCCAGGAGGTGCTGGTGCTAGTGTTTCCGGAACTAGTTCGTCGTATGGATCGTACGCATTAGTAAAGAGGGTTTCTTTGTCAAGGAGAAGCGTCAAAGGAGGAAGTAAGAGATGGTTGTGTAGATATTCCGTTTCGTCTTCAGCTACTACTAGTACTACTGACTTCATCGCTGAGGCAAACAGCAACAGCAACTCAGTTTCTTCTATAGATTCTAACTCTTTTAAAGCAAGTAAAGAAGGGGATGATAGTAGCGAGATCGTGCTCAAGCAGGCTCCTAAACCTGTGTTGAAACCCCCTGTGGCAAGAGTGGAAAAGGGTGGTTCCGGGGCGAGTTCTTCTGCTCCTTGGAGTAAGGAGTTGTCAAACGGGGCTAAGTTTGATGGAGAAGATGAGAGGAATAAGGTTATTGAATCTCTTGGCGAAGTGTTGGATAAAGCCGAGAGTTTAGAGATTCCAAAACCGAGTAACAAAGAAGGTGAACCGTCACAGCCTCGTGCCAACACTAGTGACTCCAAAAACGGTACCTTTGCGAGTGGTGGAGAGACAAGGAAGACGAAAACTATGAAGAG
This genomic window contains:
- the LOC103872508 gene encoding uncharacterized protein LOC103872508 isoform X1, which encodes MKEDDVSSRNVNPRSNRNSVASASASASAAPVDSLRRRARSPSPPQTAAARYVIDSSVGASSPAVPVNAGSVDWTGHGLGSSGRSCRPWDRGDLLRRLATFKPCNWLGKPKTASSLACAQKGWVSIDLDKIQCEYCGSSLHYSPPQHQLNHPQADSSREEFSKKLDDAHEGSCPWIGNCCPESLVQFPPTPPSALIGGYKDRCDGLLQFYSLPIVSVSAIDQMRASRRLQIDRLLAQPQVYAHDDPSLRMDNTLAAETSKQEALSNYSRAQKLISLCGWEARWLPNIQDCEEHSAQSARNGCPSGPSRNQSRFQDPGPSRKQLSASSRKASGNYEVLGPEYKSESRSPLLDCSLCGVTIRIWDFLTTSRPVPLAPINANLPETSKKTALTRGNSATSGINGWFANEGMEQQQNEDVDEAETSVKRRLASNAGISFYQTAAGASSSAQLNMSVTRDNYQFSDRGKEILLRQPSGSEVGDRAASYESRGPSTHKRNLEDGGSTADRPYLRVQHTDSVEGTVVDRDGDEVNDDSAGPSKRSRGSEVHETYLPSYGRELSVGGPSHSVDAENEREVNRSDPFSEGNEQAMAFPGARDSARASSVIAMDTICHSANDDSMESVENQPGDFDDVNYPPAATGQSADPSELNFSNQAQQSACFQPAPVRSNAEAGISSINDGEEVMNTETVTAQGRDGPSIGVSGGSVGMGASHEAEIHGADLSVHRGDSVVGDMEPVAEVIENLGQSGEFAPDQGVTDDFVPEEMDREGRVGDIQDRVSQSVARADSGSKIVDSLKAESVESGEKMSNVNALMNEDSVHPSLSCNAIVCSGFEASKEEVTQTWNESPLNAGFALPGSSYTANDQGPPNGDSNDEIMEFDPIKYHNCYCPWVNKNVAAAGCSSNSSSSSSIAEALCGWQLTIDALDSFQSLENAQIQPMESESAASLCKDDHRTPSQKLLKRHSFISRHGKK
- the LOC103872508 gene encoding uncharacterized protein LOC103872508 isoform X2, with translation MKEDDVSSRNVNPRSNRNSVASASASASAAPVDSLRRRARSPSPPQTAAASSVGASSPAVPVNAGSVDWTGHGLGSSGRSCRPWDRGDLLRRLATFKPCNWLGKPKTASSLACAQKGWVSIDLDKIQCEYCGSSLHYSPPQHQLNHPQADSSREEFSKKLDDAHEGSCPWIGNCCPESLVQFPPTPPSALIGGYKDRCDGLLQFYSLPIVSVSAIDQMRASRRLQIDRLLAQPQVYAHDDPSLRMDNTLAAETSKQEALSNYSRAQKLISLCGWEARWLPNIQDCEEHSAQSARNGCPSGPSRNQSRFQDPGPSRKQLSASSRKASGNYEVLGPEYKSESRSPLLDCSLCGVTIRIWDFLTTSRPVPLAPINANLPETSKKTALTRGNSATSGINGWFANEGMEQQQNEDVDEAETSVKRRLASNAGISFYQTAAGASSSAQLNMSVTRDNYQFSDRGKEILLRQPSGSEVGDRAASYESRGPSTHKRNLEDGGSTADRPYLRVQHTDSVEGTVVDRDGDEVNDDSAGPSKRSRGSEVHETYLPSYGRELSVGGPSHSVDAENEREVNRSDPFSEGNEQAMAFPGARDSARASSVIAMDTICHSANDDSMESVENQPGDFDDVNYPPAATGQSADPSELNFSNQAQQSACFQPAPVRSNAEAGISSINDGEEVMNTETVTAQGRDGPSIGVSGGSVGMGASHEAEIHGADLSVHRGDSVVGDMEPVAEVIENLGQSGEFAPDQGVTDDFVPEEMDREGRVGDIQDRVSQSVARADSGSKIVDSLKAESVESGEKMSNVNALMNEDSVHPSLSCNAIVCSGFEASKEEVTQTWNESPLNAGFALPGSSYTANDQGPPNGDSNDEIMEFDPIKYHNCYCPWVNKNVAAAGCSSNSSSSSSIAEALCGWQLTIDALDSFQSLENAQIQPMESESAASLCKDDHRTPSQKLLKRHSFISRHGKK